CATTTAACAAGAGGTACAAATTTGTTATTCAAACCGACCTCTAGTTTGGTGTGTAGCTATAAGAAAAATAAGCATAAAGTACCTAGCTTGAATACGGGATTCCGTTGCTGATTTGCGGAATATCTTTGTTGGATTTCCTTGTTTTCGGTTGATCCTCTTACGTCACCTCCAGCGCTATATTGTTTTATGATATGAGGTGaatagttggtgatttattggGATTTTTCGGAAAGGGTATAGCTTttccttctattttttcttccttttctcccttttctttttcttttccctttccgtttctttcttttcttttgttgcTTTCTTCTTCTCTGGTTGGTTTCGGTTGTTGGTGGAGTCGGTTGTTGGTGGAGTGAGCAAAGCATGTCTTCCAATATTTGAATGGTTCGTTCAGAATGACCATCGGTTTGCGGATGTGCTGCTGTGCTAAAATTTAATTTGGTACCAAGGCATTCATGAATTTTTTTCCATAATCTTGACGTAAACTTCGGATCTCTATCGGATACTATGGTAGTGGGAATACCATGTAACCGTATAATTTCCTTCTGATAGAGTTCAGCCAGTTTTTCTACCCCATATTTGTGACTTATGGgtatgaaatgtgctgacttggtCAAGCGATCAACGATTACCCATATGCTATTAAAACCTCCTTGGAGCTGGGGTAATCCGATCACAAAGTCCATAGTTatttgatcccatttccattctggtatAGGAAGTGGTTGCAAAAGACCTGCTGGCCTTTGATGTTCAGCCTTTATCATTTGGCAAGATAGGCATTGTGAAATGAAATCTGCAATATctcgtttcatacctttccaccagaAGTGTTTTTTAATCTCTTGGTACATCTTAGATCCTCCTGGATGAATGCTGATCCGAGACTGATGTGATTTTTCCATTATTTCCTTTTTCATTGAGCTAGCACACAAATACGGTCATGATAGCATAGTATTCCTTGTGAATTGGTGACGAAATTGGTATCAGTACGGAGTTTTGAAACCTCTTCGTCCAATTCTTGATTTTTCTTAATTCTGGTATGAAATTCAGGTTAAATTCTCAATCCGGCCAAGTGCCCACGAGAATGGATGTGTACGCATTCTCTTTCTTCTTTCATTCCCAAACAAGCCATGCTAATCTTTctgcttaaagcatcagccactacATTATCTTTACCTGATTGATAAAGAATGGAACAATCGTAGTCTTCCAAAAAttcaatccatcttctttgcctcatgttcagctctttttgagtaaataaatacttcagacttttgtggtctgtataaatatcaaaagtggaaccgtacaagtagtgtctccatttTGCTAATGCAAACACTATTGCTcttaattccagatcatgagtgggataattTAACTCGTGATTCTTTAATTTTCTAGATGCATATGCAATAACTTTATCGTTTTGCATCAGTACACATCCAAAGCCTTCTTTTAAGGCATCTGTGTAAACCACAAATCCTTCTGTTCCTTCTGGTAAAGCTAATACAGGTGCACTGGTAAGCATTTCTTTTAATTGGCAAAAACTTTTTTCACACTCATCATTCCACAAGAAAGGGTTGTCTTTGCGAGTTAGCTGTGTCAGGGGAACAACAATTTTtgcaaaatctttaatgaatcttcggtagtatcctCTAAGCCGAGAAAATTTCTGATTTTCTGTGATGTTGATTGGTTGTTTCCAACGAGATATGGCTTCTATTTTTGCAAGATCTACTTCCAGTCCTTTCTTAGAGATAAAGTGGCCAAGAAATGACACTTTTtctagccaaaattcacacttactgaatttggcATTCAATTGATGatctttcaaagttttgagaATCAATCGTAGATTTTGAGCATGTTCCTCATGActttttgaaaatatcaaaatgtcatctatgaatatGACAACGAATTTGTCCAAGAATGGTTGAAATATTCGATGCATCATATCCATGAAAGCTGCGGGAGCGTTGGTTAATCCGAATTACcacaaactcatagtgtccataacaGGTATTAAAATCCGTTTTGGAGATGTCATCCTCCTTAATTCTCAATTGGTAATATCCTTGTCGCAAATCAAGTTTTGAATATACTTGAGACCCTTGTAAAACATCAAACAATTTTTCGATATGCGGAAGAGGATATTTGTTTTTGATGGTAACATTGTTAAgttctcgataatcaatgcacatccTTAGAGTTCGatctttctttttgacaaataatACAAGAGCACCCCATGGAGATGTACTAGGCCGGACGCACTTCTTTTCCATGAGCTCTTGTAATTGAAGTTTTAATTCTTTTAACTCTGAaggtgccattctgtatggagttTTAGGTATGGGTTGTGCTCCGGGTATTAGATCAATGGAAAACTCTACATCTCTCTGAGGAGGTAAAGTATTGATCTCTTCAGGAAAAACCTCTGGAAATTCTTGTACAACTGAGATTTCTGAGATCTTGAGTTGATCTTTTggcttatttatcaaataagctAGAAATCCTTGTCCGTTGTCTTTTAGTATAGCTCTAGCTTCTACGGTTGATACTATTCCCATGGTATGGTTAGCTTTGGAAATGATTGGATGAAAAGTTTGAAGATAAACTTCTTTTGTGTAGCAATTGAGCTGGGCTTGGTGTCTAAAtaaccagtccattccaagaataATATCATAGTTCTTGATTGGTAATTCAATCAAATCTGCTAgatattctttttcttggaaGTTTAAGGGACAGTTTTTGTAAATGATGTCAGTAATCATTGTTGTCCCTAAAGGTAAGCTAATTTCGAAGCTATATGGTAGCTGCTCCGGTAACAGTGGTAATTTATGCACAAAAACTTTTgagataaaagaatgagtagctccTGGATCAAATAAAGTTTTTGCAGAACTGGATAATATGTTAACAGTACCTTCTACTACTGCAGTGGGGTCAACTTCCTCCTCTTGGTTTCCTAAGAGGGCATAGGCTCGAGCAGTTATCTTTGGCTTTGTTGTGGGTTGAGTCTTTTGCGTTCTTTTTGGACAATCTTGAATACGGTGTTGCTCACTTCCGCAAATAAGACATTTCCCACCTTTTCTCCAGCACTTTTCTTCTTCGTGATTTGGTAATCCACAATATCCACACTTTTTATTGTTGTTTCTTGGAACTTTTCTTTTAACAGCTTCTCCTTGCTTGACTGGTTGTGTTctcttttcaaattttcttttccGGTTATCCTCAAAAAGGTTGGATTTCccaattttcttttcttcttcctcTTTTTTAAGAAGTGTCTTGATGTCTTCTTCCACTCGTAGGGCTTGATTAACAGCAGAAACATAACTGGTAACTTCTGTAGACAGTGTTGCCCAACGAATATCGAGCTTTAACCCTTGAccaaattttttcatttttcttaccTCATCTTCCATGTAATGTGGTGCATAATGTATAAGATGGTGGAATTCTGCCTCATATTGAGCTACGGTCATGTCACCTTGGACTAAATCCATAAATTCACGTTCTCGGGTATTTAATATAACTTGAGTTATATATTTACCTTCGAACTCTTGCAGAAAATTTTCCCATGTTTTTGGGGTTTGATTCTTTGTCCACTTATGTTCCACTGTACGCCACCAATTATGAGCTGCTTCCTAAAATAAGTAAGTGGAAAAATTTACCTTTTGTTCTTCAGGATAATTGAGAATAAAgaatattttgttgattttgcttAGCAAGATTCTGCTTGACAAGCATCTGGTTTTCCTTCAAACTTTGGCGGTTtgaatctcaaaaatctctcaagagCTCTATCATTCGCCTCAAGGTGATGTTCTTGAGCTTGATCATGAGGTCGTTGTTGATTTTTCTGACAAAACTGCACAAATTGAtgcattatttcaaacatatttGGTATGTTTTGTTCTTGGGGGGAATCGTGTTGAGCGTTTCTGGAATTTCCACCATTTGCCGAGTTGTGGTCATCTTGAGGGGGGATGTCTTGTCCGATTCTGGCTTGAGTACTATTTTGTGAAGACGTCATTCTAaacacataaaaataaaatttgaatataTCTTGTAATGAATGTACATAATTATGTCAGAGGGTAAACAGTCAGTTTTATTtataaacaagacatgtttcaaatatttacaatacccaagcaaaatacaatcaaaacaAGCAAACTGAGTCATCATGCCTACAAAAAATGATGACCATGATAATCATCATGCCTACAAAAGATGATGATTATTAATACTAGTTATATactagtgtggggacccggacgctaatcatcttcttaatcatcgttgggatttaattatcagttctgataaacagggtctaaaaatttttctttttaaaatataaatgcggaaggtaatggcatctaataatatacatatctgtataaaactacatttcagtataaaggtacaacactgtacaacctaaatctaaggttcaaatactaatttcaagtattaaaatcaaatctatccaagtccggaatcaccacgctaaactcgtcttctctcgtcgtcttctcgaccctgatcctctcccacctgttgtcatgcacacatacaaaacaagacaacagccggataactccggtgagaataaatcccagtataaaacatggtaagcatgtatataaccaAACTAATCCATaaaccatgcgatcatgtataaacacaatatattccataatctatgaaattaagcatgcaactcaaatcagataaacatgcatataaacaatctaaatcataaaaacatgctagcacaactggaagcaataacgatgggtcccatgatctaggaaccacatccatataatcatgcagtcctaatcaaatcatgtctagacttgactcgactaaaactctagggatcccgtgatgaataagacgtcaatgcctgttacctactcaaccgatcgtggtaaccgtacgtcttattcctagacttcggttcgagctgtatcaacggctggcaataggagtaatacctgctcctaagttgagatacaccgaacgtctagaagtctgacaatgactgtcaagactttcctatcttaaatgcaatgaataacaatctgtaaacaaagcataatcaggtaacaatataaacaataatctagtatgtgattttattgggaaactcaaattaatcttatttgagttatgcttcccgaatatcacatgaattatacctttgtcgtccctgtctgacgaagacgaagtctggtattcaactctgtccatatcaaatctgaaatgacaatatcgaatacgctgtgtcagtaactaactcaatacacaatctgttctgatcaatactcaaagcaGTATAccatctgatcaatatctgaacaagatacaatctgagtcatatcaataatatcacaatctaatcgaaatcatatctgaatttgatcaatctaactcaactgatgtttcgacggcataacaatacaatctgaataaccccgtcaatctgaacatcacaaatataatactagaacgtataatctgtgtcaatataattcatactctgaatactaacaccattctgatatagaatcttagTCAATCtctttccaaaaatcataacaattacagaaacggtctgttctttaatctgacttcaattctataatgtctacggtagcagaaacactatatctgaatcatattcaattctgacaatatcataaattcaaatcttgtataaacgtaacaaaacttacgtccagttgtagcctacgttgctaggaacacagtaccgaagtcagattcaaaatctgacggacggatttctcgtacttAATTTCCAAACTCCAGAACAAAGCCTTTCCCCCATTTCACGATCTTCTTCTAAGCATTCTGAAGGattatgtgtgtatatatatacatatatatatacgtccgtgacatgcataaaagcaagtggcttattcttcattttacacgtcgctcgctagggcggtcaaaacctactgctagggcgagtcagtttcggtcgagaccctcggctgaacatctcctgtcgctcgggcggtcaaaagttgctcgctagggcgaagaactttcggccctcacaaattatacctgcgcgctcgggcgaacaaaaatttccgcccgggcgaaggactctcggctttctaccaacactcaatggcgctcgggcggacaaacatTTTCGCCCGGGCGCTATACCTTCGGCCCCAAATTGTATAATTTCATATACTTGCTCAAAtcttatctcgaactggcccggctattattacatcaattcataatcagtaaatcatatcagattacaataattaaattctcgggcattacatttctccccctcttagatctgagttcgtcctcgaactcacaacaatcaattcagatatatgagAAGAAATGCgtacagagtttaaaccaaaactcaaatatctgattccagtctggaataagaattcacgaagtataatgtcataataccccTTAAAATAGTTCTGACAAAAATAATCTCatcatactggctatacaacatccgtataaaccaatctatagcttatcacatatcagtatcatcagctgttaacaaatctgtttacctcaaacaaagacataaacaatctttagcttcaactaccaatcgtcatcatccgacgttgatttcttaaatctgtccattctgaactagcatcttccttcgaattgtcttcaaaagaaatctgtagtactcatcgtatactgtcttgtctatactATCTCATTACTCTTCTGATAagttgatagctattgtcacacagtaatactgaattatatcaattagtgctaacatccagcactaaagttgTACAAAATCTTCCCATCTCTGGATAACACATTCtgactgcctgtcaatctgtgaaacaatctaagagagaattcatgatatactctatcacgaatacaattcaagcaaaatcacaatctgatataatctacttaaattTTATGTTCCATCTGAacctttctttgacatcgatctatgtcatctagttctgtttgtacgtaatctggtacaaactgatagatatagattgaacaatctgtcaatcttaatcatatcatatcacaatctgtaaaaaaaatggcagtaatgtcattacgaaagccatagaaatgcactcctattcctattcagaaatatacaattctgtaatagatcttctgattcctatctttctgccaacatttccgtacaatttctgtcatagctgatctaatctgtttatatcaaaactatctgttcgaataaaatacattctcaatcatcaaactgAAAACTGAATCTACTACTATCTGTTTCTGACACCATCTGtgagttcagattcgaactatcctgtataaacaaatcagtaaataacataaattaaagaagaaatacctacctggtattcggctctgactatagatatcaaaatctgtaaccaattctgaaacattctgatatcatagcataatcagtcccatataacacaaaatcaaatatctgttattcggactgatgctctgttctgattattacaaacaaattctgaacattctgatcacatatctgactgtttacactaatctgtatcaaacatacatgtaAACCACAataatatcaatcagattcaaaatacaaacaacctatacagatctagtgagtttaagaaactcataaaacaacgatttctggtcaatatcttcatgtcattcttatcaactgatatatctcatctgccaataaaatatgctcctcaAAACAATAtaggatgtctcaaatactgagttagagcaataacaatactcagcagatataaagcaactgTCGTATAacataatctgccaaatcagacaaaatatatctctgacaattctgacatttctgaactttctggtctttctgatatcgatatCGTATCAATCACTGATTGCAATCTCAACTACATCAAAATCAAtatgtatactaacttcagataacgcatattctgaatacaatctgtttcaagcaagattcttatctgaacaatttctgtatacaatcatcacagttctcagaatattcaatacaatcctcagatattcgattcaatcaatcaaatgctataattatatcaaaatctcatagatataacaagcatagaatcatcagaacatctctgaatatactgacacaagccaaagagaaacactaaattaAAGGTAACTcttggtcggtactcttctactgatctttcaattcattctgtatcattccgtactgaatctaacatacaatcaatgtctgatctcaattcaattctgaactctatctttctgatataacacaCAAATCTAAATTCTTATCGAGGCAAACATCTGCCAACTCGTACATtattgacaaatctgtcaatgctaAGCTCGATTTCAttgggtctactgaatacataaggatgcaatctgctcctttctgtattaatcgagtcatatacaatacagatatcaaaggaattctacaTCTAGAATCATTACTGTGGTATCTCCACTAATCAGTCATTTCTTATCTGAACCTTATCATTTCTGGAACAAATTCTACAATAGTTCTgtctttctgtacttgtttagcatatacatatcattaATGCATTCAAATCAGAAAATACAAGTACATCACATTCTGACTCGCTTTCGTttttcatcttactgtagtatataaaatgttacagaaatctctgatatcaacatttatcCAACAAGCAAGGAATCTATAGTGCAGTATAAACAGatccaacagatacagcatatctccatgcagcTCCATCACAGATACTcgtaaagaatgcattagtatgtATCACTACATATgggatataatcataaagaatagtacctgttatgAAATCTGGGTCGGTCCCTCTTTTCAACTCTGTTCCTTAAAATCTTcaggaacgcttctggggacaaactttcgcaaagtgtcccggctgtccacaattattgcatctGCCAAATACTCCTCGGCATCGCTCTGAggaatgcctccctccgcaTGTACTGCAATAgactccagtatagctcggactagaaccactggaactcgaggaaccacttcccatcttcttgaatgacttctttcgagctttcagcaagtcttgctttccactcgtactgcctcgatcaaatcgaagaggggattgctgggtCTGGgatggcttcacacacaacctccctagctgtctaatcagacttgcttcagctctctttgctctacccaagatatcagcaaaatggtaaggtcgttgcaaattcatcattgcaactacctctgagttcaaccctctgatgaactgattcactaaagcttcatcatttccagctatctgaggagcaaaatgcagtagagtagagaatttagcaatatattggtcaatattcagctgcccttggctcaaattctcaaactataatttcttgtcctctcggtacgaagctgagaaaaatcttcgatagaattcagttctgaatatttcccacgacatcactgtacctctctgtgcccacattcttccactggtaatccaccaactcctggcggcttctcgtaactgataaggcaccattttaaccctctgttcatctgtacaatcaagtaaatcgaacaagatttctatatcatcaaaccagttctgacaatcttcagatgtctcggtaccattcagaaccggcggttgtaataactcaaattctttcatcttttcttctaactgaatttctgatacatctctctgttcagacgaagtactgcccttttctgaaattcttcgaggcggtatatctgaatatcaaacagattagtacacaatctatacaatctgtctcaaccctcctctgatcatatacctctgattcagacttggttctgatccaggcttagtaattacatgctgcaatcaactcagataacaagcaacatgtaatagggaaagcaataaatcatgctagcacacacacaATGTtaatcaacattgaaataaatctcatgctagcaatcacatgcaaggaaagaaaattcaatctaccccgctcattctcttctatctcagtctaaaagatctatcaactctgactatctcaatctaaaggatctatcagctCTGATTATCTCAgcctaaaggaactatcagctctgataccacctgttgtggggacccggacgctaatcatcttcttaatcatcgttgggatttaattatcagttctgataaacatggtctaaaaatttttctttttaaaatataaatgcggaaggtaatggcatctaataatatacatatctgtataaaactacatttcagtataaaggtacaacactatacaacctaaatctaaggttcaaatactaatttcaagtattaaaatcaaatctatccaagtccggaatcaccacgctaaactcgtcttctctcgtcgtcttctcgaccctgatcctctcccacctgttgtcatgcacacatacaaaacaagacaacagccggataactccggtgagaataaatcccagtataaaacatggtaagcatgtatataaccaAACTAATCCATaaaccatgcgatcatgtataaacacaatatattccataatctatgaaattaagcatgcaactcaaatcagataaacatgcatataaacaatctaaatcataaaaacatgctagcacaactggaagcaataacgatgggtcccatgatctaggaaccacatccatataatcatgcagtcctaatcaaatcatgtctagacttgactcgactaaaactctagggatcccgtgatgaataagacgtcaatgcctgttacctactcaaccgatcgtggtaaccgtacgtattattcctagacttcggttcgagctgtatcaacggctggcaataggagtaatacctgctcctaagttgagatacaccgaacgtctagaagtctgacaatgactgtcaagactttcctatcttaaatgcaatgaataacaatctgtaaacaaagcataatcaggtaacaatataaacaataatctagtatgtgattttattgggaaactcaaattaatcttatttgagttatgcttcccgaatatcacatgaattatacctttgtcgtccctgtctgacgaagacgaagtctggtattcaactctgtccatatcaaatctgaaatgacaatatcgaatacgctgtgtcagtaactaactcaatacacaatctgttctgatcaatactcaaagcaGTATAccatctgatcaatatctgaacaagatacaatctgagtcatatcaataatatcacaatctaatcgaaatcatatctgaatttgatcaatctaactcaactgatgtttcgacggcataacaatacaatctgaataaccccgtcaatctgaacatcacaaatataatactagaacgtataatctgtgtcaatataattcatactctgaatactaacaccattctgatatagaatcttagTCAATCtctttccaaaaatcataacaattacagaaatggtctgttctttaatctgacttcaattctataatgtctacggtagcagaaacactatatctgaatcatattcaattctgacaatatcataaattcaaatcttgtctaaacgtaacaaaacttacgtccagttgtagcctacgttgctaggaacacagtaccgaagtcagattcaaaatctgacggacggatttctcgtacttAATTTCCAAACTCCAGAACAAAGCCTTTCCCCCATTTCACGATCTTCTTCTAAGCATTCTGAAGgattatgtgtatatatatatatatacgtccgtgacatgcataaaagcaagtggcttattcttcattttacatgtcgctcgctagggcggtc
This genomic interval from Primulina eburnea isolate SZY01 chromosome 16, ASM2296580v1, whole genome shotgun sequence contains the following:
- the LOC140816130 gene encoding uncharacterized protein is translated as MTVAQYEAEFHHLIHYAPHYMEDEVRKMKKFGQGLKLDIRWATLSTEVTSYVSAVNQALRVEEDIKTLLKKEEEEKKIGKSNLFEDNRKRKFEKRTQPVKQGEAVKRKVPRNNNKKCGYCGLPNHEEEKCWRKGGKCLICGSEQHRIQDCPKRTQKTQPTTKPKITARAYALLGNQEEEVDPTAVVEGTVNILSSSAKTLFDPGATHSFISKVFVHKLPLLPEQLPYSFEISLPLGTTMITDIIYKNCPLNFQEKEYLADLIELPIKNYDIILGMDWLFRHQAQLNCYTKEVYLQTFHPIISKANHTMGIVSTVEARAILKDNGQGFLAYLINKPKDQLKISEISVVQEFPEVFPEEINTLPPQRDVEFSIDLIPGAQPIPKTPYRMAPSELKELKLQLQELMEKKCVRPSTSPWAFMDMMHRIFQPFLDKFVVIFIDDILIFSKSHEEHAQNLRLILKTLKDHQLNAKFSKCEFWLEKVSFLGHFISKKGLEVDLAKIEAISRWKQPINITENQKFSRLRGYYRRFIKDFAKIVVPLTQLTRKDNPFLWNDECEKSFCQLKEMLTSAPVLALPEGTEGFVVYTDALKEGFGCVLMQNDKVIAYASRKLKNHELNYPTHDLELRAIVFALAKWRHYLYGKDNVVADALSRKISMACLGMKEERECAEHQRPAGLLQPLPIPEWKWDQITMDFVIGLPQLQGGFNSIWVIVDRLTKSAHFIPISHKYGVEKLAELYQKEIIRLHGRAWPADGQPRAGTIGACTPRAARTAIFRGPNVPEVISDFLANFRNVWI